In one Vicia villosa cultivar HV-30 ecotype Madison, WI unplaced genomic scaffold, Vvil1.0 ctg.005975F_1_1, whole genome shotgun sequence genomic region, the following are encoded:
- the LOC131642868 gene encoding uncharacterized protein LOC131642868, with protein MGKKKRASKKVSPPSKPSEKLSKSKQGKKMKKDAEKHKEDGTSVHGDQSNDMFNAVIQYGGEFVLLNNGDKIYRGGVSSLVSELCLEEFTMNNIHSCANRIDGELFIEHDVDDLGASVTSPRCVNEVVDMEGSDEGLGDSEDERATAILDGFEGIDIGLPMKETPKGLEFISEPKEKKCEEDEYISDELESSDPDLSDSEKGKVQKFEKFRKDHLNKDFKFQWGMQFNSLDEFRYAIREWSVLNGREITFTKNESDRVRVVCKANCGFLMLCSKVGHKRTFVRVLDNKSANSRWVAKAVLKKMQSSQDVRITDIIQDLRQNYSVGITVARAWKEKLIAKKMLEGDADRQYAILRRYAAELHRANTGNTLQSLLKGQIQQSHQDLVIFISALKDVKRGRDPNDQYFPLALEVVETETKESWKWFLELLMNDVGLSKRYVFISDQQKGLVAVFEEMFERIEHIVCLRNLYANLKKKIGGGALIRDLMMEAAKSTYYQGWLQKMNELKLVDPNAWTWLMGVPPKAWCKYAFSFYPKCDVLMNNISESFNATILSVRDKPILTMCEWIRKYLMNMCPASSLKLKKWPHKVMPIPRKRLDKEVMLSGHWLPTWAMDATFEVNHSYNGQKFVVDISKRSCSCNFWELVGIPCRHAIAALGFRQQNPEDFVDHCYCRDKYAICYSFSISPINGEEMWPEVQSDPIIPPMYKRGPGRPKKLRIRECGEDGARRRRFPGVSYRCTKCDKFGHNAQTCKSTTQDPNALKRKRKMKVEVQSGTTEVQTQGLSEVQTQGQAEGQTEGQVIGQAEGQVEAQIEHA; from the exons ATGGGGAAGAAGAAGCGTGCTTCCAAGAAGGTGTCGCCACCATCAAAGCCATCAGAAAAGTTGTCAAAGTCCAAGCAagggaagaaaatgaagaaggatGCAGAGAAGCACAAAGAAGATGGAACATCCGTTCACGGTGATCAG TCAAATGATATGTTCAATGCTGTAATCCAATATGGTGGTGAGTTTGTGCTTCTGAACAACGGTGATAAGATTTACAGAGGGGGTGTGTCGTCGTTAGTTTCGGAACTCTGTTTAGAAGAGTTTACAATGAATAATATACATAG TTGTGCTAATCGAATAGATGGGGAACTTTTCATAGAGCATGATGTTGATGATTTGGGAGCATCAGTTACTTCTCCTAGGTGTGTCAATGAGGTTGTTGATATGGAAGGAAGTGATGAAGGTTTAGGTGACAGTGAAGATGAGAGGGCCactgcaattcttgatggttttgaAGGGATTGATATAGGTTTACCAATGAAGGAGACCCCAAAAGGTCTTGAGTTTATTAGTGAGCCTAAAGAGAAAAAGTGTGAGGAAGATGAGTATATTAGTGATGAGTTGGAAAGTTCAGATCCAGATTTGTCAGATAGTGAGAAGGGAAAAGTCCAAAAATTTGAAAAGTTTAGAAAGGACCATTTAAATAAGGATTTTAAATTTCAGTGGGGTATGCAATTCAACTCCCTAGATGAATTTAGATATGCCATACGTGAATGGTCAGTATTAAATGGGAGAGAAATAACTTTTACCAAAAATGAAAGTGATAGGGTAAGGGTAGTGTGCAAGGCCAATTGTGGGTTTTTAATGCTTTGCTCCAAAGTGGGCCATAAGAGGACTTTTGTTAGGGTTTTAGACAACAAATCTGCAAATTCAAGGTGGGTGGCTAAGGCGGTTTTGAAGAAGATGCAAAGCTCACAGGATGTTAGAATCACTGATATTATACAAGATCTGAGGCAAAATTACTCAGTTGGAATTACTGTGGCTAGGGCGTGGAAAGAAAAACTCATAGCCAAGAAGATGTTGGAGGGAGATGCTGATAGGCAGTATGCAATATTAAGGCGTTATGCTGCAGAATTGCATAGAGCCAACACTGGAAACACACTGCAATCACTGTTGAAAGGCCAAATCCAACAATCCCACCAAGATTTGGTTATTTTTATTTCTGCTTTGAAGGATGTAAAAAGGG GGAGGGACCCTAATGATCAGTATTTTCCACTTGCTTTAGAGGTGGTTGAGACTGAAACAAAAGAAAGCTGGAAATGGTTTTTGGAACTGTTGATGAATGATGTGGGCCTTAGTAAGAGGTATGTATTTATAtcagaccaacaaaag GGTCTTGTTGCAGTGTTTGAAGAGATGTTTGAAAGGATTGAGCACATAGTTTGCTTAAGGAATTTATAtgctaatttaaaaaaaaaaattggaggaGGTGCCCTAATTAGAGATCTCATGATGGAAGCTGCAAAATCCACATACTACCAAGGTTGGCTTCAGAAGATGAACGAATTAAAGTTGGTAGATCCTAATGCCTGGACATGGTTAATGGGTGTTCCTCCGAAGGCCTGGTGTAAGTATGCTTTCTCCTTTTATCCTAAGTGTGATGTTCTGATGAACAATAtttctgaatcttttaatgctacCATTTTAAGTGTTAGAGACAAACCTATTTTGACAATGTGTGAGTGGATTAGGAAGTATTTGATGAATATGTGTCCTGCCTCATCCCTCAAGCTGAAAAAATGGCCTCATAAAGTAATGCCAATTCCTAGGAAAAGGCTTGATAAAGAGGTCATGCTTAGTGGACATTGGCTGCCCACCTGGGCAATGGATGCGACTTTTGAGGTGAATCATTCCTATAATGGTCAGAAGTTTGTAGTTGACATTTCTAAGAGATCTTGTAGTTGTAATTTCTGGGAGTTGGTTGGTATCCCTTGTAGACATGCTATTGCTGCTCTAGGTTTCAGACAACAAAATCCAGAAGATTTTGTAGACCATTGTTACTGTAGGGATAAGTATGCCATATGTTATAGTTTTTCTATAAGTCCAATAAATGGTGAAGAAATGTGGCCTGAAGTACAATCTGATCCAATAATTCCCCCTATGTACAAGAGAGGTCCTGGCAGGCCTAAAAAATTAAGGATCAGAGAGTGTGGAGAAGATGGTGCAAGGAGGAGGAGATTTCCAGGTGTGTCTTATAGGTGTACTAAATGTGACAAGTTTGGTCACAAtgctcaaacttgcaaaagcacaaCTCAAGATCCTAATGCACTAAAGAGAAAG AGGAAAATGAAAGTGGAAGTTCAATCTGGTACAACTGAAGTTCAAACTCAAGGGCTATCTGAAGTTCAAACTCAAGGGCAAGCTGAAGGGCAGACTGAAGGGCAAGTGATAGGGCAAGCTGAAGGCCAAGTTGAAGCACAAATTGAACATGCATAA
- the LOC131642869 gene encoding uncharacterized protein LOC131642869, with protein MASNKSVVSCNSYISKVPTCGCSRPMKMWVANTIKNRNRKFWKCRNAGMDNSCELFVWDDEITPSEQVCKQCELAKMKNELVEAILEKIKLKQALLKRRISQLKVALVMSWIVIGVMYTYM; from the exons ATGGCATCTAACAAAAGTGTCGTTAGCTGCAACTCATACATTTCGAAGGTTCCTACATGTGGATGTAGTCGTCCTATGAAGATGTGGGTAGCTAACACCATCAAAAATCGCAACCGGAAATTTTGGAAATGCAGGAATGCAGGG ATGGACAATAGTTGTGAGCTTTTTGTTTGGGATGATGAAATCACACCTTCAGAACAGGTATGCAAACAATGTGAGTTGGCAAAAATGAAGAATGAGTTGGTAGAAGCAATTCTGGAAAAAATCAAGTTGAAGCAGGCTCTTTTGAAGAGAAGAATTTCCCAACTGAAAGTGGCATTGGTGATGTCTTGGATTGTAATCGGTGTAATGTACACTTATATGTAA